Proteins from a single region of Drosophila biarmipes strain raj3 chromosome 3R, RU_DBia_V1.1, whole genome shotgun sequence:
- the LOC108032002 gene encoding protein SGT1 homolog: protein MSVRHDWYQSETKVVITVLLKNAADKNYAVEISPSRVHMTADGYELDLKLQHPIVPERSSHKAFPSKVEITLAKETGVRWDNLEEKAVVAAAPAKPKAKNWDQLVSEEEKIDEKEAKGETALNNLFKKIYSTSSPEVQKAMNKSFSESGGTVLSTNWDEVGKEKVTVKPPDGTEFREWEK, encoded by the coding sequence CGCCACGACTGGTACCAGTCCGAGACAAAGGTGGTCATCACCGTGCTCCTGAAGAACGCCGCCGACAAGAACTACGCGGTGGAGATCTCGCCAAGCCGCGTCCACATGACCGCCGACGGCTACGAGCTGGACCTGAAGCTGCAGCACCCCATCGTGCCGGAGCGGTCCTCGCACAAGGCCTTTCCCTCCAAAGTGGAGATCACGCTGGCCAAGGAGACGGGCGTGCGCTGGGATAACCTGGAGGAGAAGGCCGTGGTGGCGGCCGCTCCCGCCAAGCCCAAGGCCAAGAACTGGGATCAGCTGGTCAGCGAGGAGGAGAAGATCGACGAGAAGGAGGCCAAGGGCGAGACGGCCCTCAACAACCTGTTCAAGAAGATCTACAGCACATCCTCGCCCGAGGTGCAAAAGGCCATGAACAAGTCCTTCTCGGAGTCCGGCGGCACCGTTCTCAGCACCAACTGGGACGAGGTGGGCAAGGAGAAGGTCACCGTGAAGCCGCCAGATGGAACCGAGTTCCGCGAGTGGGAGAAGTAG